In a genomic window of Bradyrhizobium sp. LLZ17:
- a CDS encoding multicopper oxidase family protein, producing MSAQIFAPTRREVLAGLGAAATGLLGGGATAPATAQLALQARPATLALRPGQAATPTWELAAVSHIGNVHLKRGDRCEVVFRNDLPVPLAPVWYGLDGAAAGDPLRGRAPTPPDATETSIISIPSAGTLLADFRLFEDGLKQPARPLPIIASETNPVVVDRDEVLLIEEWRLRPDGTALAPGRDPKDTTPLYTINGQTSFELSALGNQRLRLRFINGSQRTVLAIKLENHDVRVMAMDGQPAEPFPARNGALMLAPGARADAFVDTTKSAPFLLHDGKEAHQIGALAVTGWSERRAPLLEPQPLPSNELPEKLDLSGALRFDVALGAPDGGWTRPANFSTSSSPAFRAKAGRTVVLALKNPGPVTNVFHLHGHHFRLLDRLDDGWKPYWLDTLAIEPTQTQRIAFAATAPGRWLIESVVTDWAAPRLVRWYAVE from the coding sequence ATGAGCGCGCAGATTTTTGCCCCCACCCGACGCGAGGTTTTGGCTGGCCTGGGAGCTGCGGCGACAGGGCTGCTTGGCGGTGGCGCAACGGCGCCCGCGACCGCCCAGCTCGCCCTCCAGGCCCGCCCCGCGACCCTGGCGCTGCGGCCGGGTCAGGCGGCGACGCCGACCTGGGAGCTGGCCGCCGTAAGCCATATCGGGAATGTCCATCTCAAGCGGGGCGACCGCTGCGAAGTGGTCTTTCGCAACGACTTGCCTGTGCCGCTTGCGCCAGTCTGGTACGGCCTCGATGGCGCCGCCGCGGGCGACCCGCTGCGGGGACGTGCGCCAACCCCGCCCGACGCGACCGAAACATCAATCATTTCAATCCCTAGCGCGGGGACCCTGCTGGCCGACTTCCGCCTCTTCGAGGATGGCCTCAAGCAGCCCGCACGCCCGCTTCCGATCATCGCCTCCGAGACAAATCCCGTCGTGGTCGATCGCGACGAGGTCCTGCTGATCGAGGAATGGCGGCTGCGGCCGGACGGGACCGCGCTTGCCCCGGGCCGCGACCCGAAGGACACGACCCCGCTCTATACAATCAACGGGCAGACTTCATTCGAACTCTCGGCGCTGGGCAATCAGCGGCTGCGGCTGCGCTTCATCAATGGCTCGCAACGCACTGTCCTGGCGATAAAATTGGAAAACCACGACGTCCGCGTGATGGCCATGGACGGACAGCCGGCCGAGCCCTTCCCGGCGCGCAATGGCGCCCTGATGCTGGCTCCGGGCGCGCGCGCCGACGCCTTTGTCGATACGACGAAATCGGCTCCATTCCTGCTGCATGACGGCAAGGAGGCGCACCAGATCGGCGCTCTCGCGGTTACCGGCTGGTCAGAGCGGCGCGCTCCGCTGCTCGAGCCGCAGCCCCTGCCTTCGAACGAACTTCCCGAGAAGCTCGATCTAAGCGGCGCCCTGCGATTCGATGTCGCGCTCGGCGCACCCGATGGCGGCTGGACCCGGCCTGCAAATTTCTCCACCTCGTCGAGCCCCGCCTTCCGCGCCAAGGCCGGTCGCACCGTCGTGCTGGCCCTCAAGAATCCGGGGCCGGTCACCAACGTCTTCCACCTGCACGGCCACCATTTCCGCTTGCTCGACCGTCTCGACGACGGCTGGAAGCCCTACTGGCTCGACACGCTCGCCATCGAGCCCACCCAGACCCAGCGCATTGCATTCGCGGCCACCGCGCCCGGCCGATGGCTGATCGAATCCGTCGTCACCGACTGGGCCGCCCCGCGGCTGGTTCGCTGGTACGCGGTGGAGTGA
- a CDS encoding P-II family nitrogen regulator — protein MKKIEAIIKPFKLDEVKEALQEVGLQGITVTEAKGFGRQKGHAELYRGAEYIVDFLPKVKIEIVIGDDLVERAIDAIRRAAQTGRIGDGKIFVSNIEEAIRIRTGESGLDAI, from the coding sequence GTGAAGAAAATCGAAGCCATCATCAAGCCATTCAAGCTCGACGAGGTGAAGGAAGCGCTTCAGGAAGTCGGCCTTCAGGGCATCACCGTGACCGAGGCCAAGGGGTTTGGCCGTCAGAAAGGTCATGCCGAGCTCTACCGCGGCGCAGAATACATCGTCGACTTCCTGCCCAAGGTGAAGATCGAGATCGTGATCGGCGACGACCTGGTCGAGCGCGCCATCGACGCGATCCGCCGCGCCGCCCAGACCGGGCGCATCGGCGACGGCAAGATTTTCGTCTCCAATATCGAAGAGGCGATCCGCATCCGGACCGGCGAATCCGGGCTGGACGCTATCTGA